A single genomic interval of Aegicerativicinus sediminis harbors:
- a CDS encoding outer membrane beta-barrel protein: MKNYLTLLLLFCGLCVFAQEETETEETQEKPFSISGSVDVYYRTNFNAPNDRVFGEDGYYVAPGSSFANLPGFALGMANVVAAYEGEKVGFVADLVFGPRGTDAVFMSPMYSLTGNIVNQLYAYWNVSDSFTLTIGNFNTFLGYEVISPTANFNYSTSYLFSYGPFSHTGLKADIALSDDFSLMLAVMNPTDATEFNPTGKYAFGAQLGFFGQYLNFITDDGAYEIDFTGGLDITDSFFLGLNAAYYDNDDTGFAGIALYPQLATSDSFSIGLRGEYFAEHGDFGAIGTGVEDSDVFALTLTGSYSIKNLTIKPELRIDSASDDAFITDYDAFDSFETGKSLSSFVLAAIYAF; encoded by the coding sequence ATGAAAAATTATTTAACCCTTTTATTATTGTTCTGTGGTTTATGTGTTTTTGCTCAAGAAGAGACTGAGACGGAAGAAACTCAAGAAAAGCCATTTTCAATATCAGGTAGTGTTGACGTATACTATCGAACCAATTTCAATGCTCCAAACGACAGAGTTTTTGGGGAAGATGGGTATTACGTTGCTCCTGGGTCATCTTTTGCCAATCTACCTGGTTTTGCTTTAGGTATGGCGAATGTAGTAGCTGCCTATGAAGGTGAAAAAGTTGGGTTCGTTGCTGATCTTGTGTTTGGTCCAAGAGGAACCGATGCAGTGTTTATGTCTCCAATGTATTCCCTAACAGGAAATATTGTAAACCAATTGTACGCTTATTGGAATGTCTCAGACAGTTTCACCCTTACAATAGGAAATTTCAATACATTTCTTGGTTACGAGGTCATTTCTCCGACTGCCAACTTTAACTATAGTACATCTTATTTATTCTCCTATGGCCCATTTAGCCACACTGGTTTAAAAGCTGACATCGCGCTTTCAGATGACTTTAGCCTGATGTTAGCAGTAATGAATCCTACTGATGCAACCGAATTCAACCCTACCGGAAAATACGCTTTCGGCGCACAATTAGGATTCTTTGGTCAGTACTTAAATTTTATTACTGATGATGGCGCATATGAAATTGATTTCACAGGTGGACTTGACATTACGGATAGCTTCTTTTTAGGCTTGAATGCTGCCTATTATGACAACGATGACACTGGTTTTGCCGGGATTGCTCTATACCCACAACTTGCCACTTCGGATAGTTTTAGTATAGGTTTAAGAGGTGAATACTTCGCTGAGCATGGTGATTTTGGAGCTATCGGCACGGGAGTTGAAGACTCTGACGTATTTGCCCTAACCTTAACCGGAAGCTATTCAATTAAGAACTTAACAATCAAACCAGAATTGAGAATAGATTCGGCATCAGACGATGCATTCATTACCGATTACGATGCATTTGATTCCTTTGAAACAGGAAAAAGCCTTAGCTCATTTGTTCTGGCAGCCATATATGCATTTTAA
- a CDS encoding P-II family nitrogen regulator — MKKIEAIIRKSKFSTVKEALHNVGVNFFSYWDVTGLGNEKEGHVYRGISYSTSDIQRRYLSIVVNDDFEEVTIKTILDSAATGEVGDGKIFVSDITDCYRIRTGERGGETLK, encoded by the coding sequence ATGAAAAAAATCGAAGCAATTATTAGAAAATCAAAATTTTCAACTGTAAAGGAAGCCCTCCACAATGTTGGCGTTAACTTTTTCTCCTATTGGGATGTTACTGGATTAGGAAATGAGAAAGAGGGGCATGTTTATAGGGGTATCAGCTATAGCACTAGCGATATACAGAGACGCTACCTTTCAATTGTTGTTAATGATGATTTTGAGGAAGTCACCATTAAAACCATATTAGATTCTGCAGCCACTGGAGAGGTTGGGGACGGTAAAATATTCGTCTCTGATATAACAGATTGTTACAGAATTAGGACTGGTGAACGTGGAGGAGAAACATTAAAATAA
- a CDS encoding ammonium transporter: MELLTTNNVWMMVCTGLVFFMHLGFAFLEIGLTRQKNTINILFKNVFIITVGLLLYCLVGFNLMYPGEFNGFLGFAGFGLESPLTAEGALDLAYNEGYTYWTDFLFQGMFAATAATIVSGAVAERIKIGPFMIFTILYVGLVYPIAGSWKWGGGFLDSLETPFYDFAGSTLVHSVGGWAALVAIYLLGARIGKFKDGKPQAIPGHNIPLATAGVLILWLGWFGFNGGSVLSADPALTSLTLVTTCLAAAAGGVVSFITSTLMYKNYDLTMFLNGILGGLVGITAGADQMSPTDAILIGAIAGVIIVLGVALVDKMKLDDPVGAVAVHLICGIWGTLAVGIFGSLASGAQFMSQLIGVASYAAICIVTSFLILFILKVTIGIRVSEREELEGLDPHEHGMSAYSDFRLNEH; this comes from the coding sequence ATGGAATTACTTACAACCAATAACGTATGGATGATGGTCTGTACGGGTCTTGTTTTCTTTATGCACCTTGGATTTGCATTTTTGGAAATTGGACTTACAAGACAAAAGAACACTATCAATATTTTATTTAAAAATGTTTTTATCATCACAGTTGGTCTTCTTCTTTATTGTTTAGTTGGATTCAACCTTATGTATCCTGGAGAATTTAATGGCTTTTTAGGATTTGCAGGATTCGGTTTAGAATCACCATTAACTGCTGAAGGAGCTTTAGATTTAGCTTATAATGAAGGCTATACTTACTGGACAGATTTCTTATTCCAAGGTATGTTTGCCGCAACCGCCGCGACTATAGTTTCCGGAGCCGTTGCAGAAAGAATAAAGATTGGTCCGTTCATGATTTTTACCATATTATATGTAGGCTTGGTTTACCCAATCGCCGGATCTTGGAAATGGGGTGGGGGATTTTTAGATTCTTTAGAAACACCTTTTTATGATTTTGCGGGTTCAACATTGGTTCACTCGGTTGGTGGATGGGCAGCTCTAGTAGCAATTTATCTATTGGGAGCTAGAATAGGAAAATTTAAAGATGGAAAACCACAGGCTATTCCAGGCCACAACATCCCACTAGCCACTGCAGGTGTATTAATACTTTGGTTAGGCTGGTTCGGGTTTAACGGCGGTTCAGTACTTTCTGCAGACCCTGCTCTTACATCTTTAACTCTTGTTACAACCTGTTTGGCAGCTGCTGCTGGTGGAGTTGTGTCTTTCATAACTTCTACCTTAATGTACAAAAACTATGACCTAACAATGTTTCTTAATGGTATCCTTGGTGGATTAGTTGGTATTACTGCAGGTGCCGATCAAATGAGCCCTACCGATGCAATTTTAATCGGTGCTATTGCAGGGGTAATTATTGTACTAGGAGTAGCTTTAGTTGACAAAATGAAATTAGACGATCCTGTTGGAGCTGTGGCAGTACACCTTATTTGTGGAATTTGGGGAACACTAGCCGTAGGCATCTTTGGATCTTTAGCAAGTGGAGCTCAATTTATGAGTCAACTAATAGGTGTTGCATCATATGCAGCAATTTGTATAGTAACTAGCTTCTTAATATTATTCATATTAAAAGTAACTATTGGAATCCGAGTTTCTGAGAGGGAAGAATTAGAAGGATTGGATCCACACGAACACGGAATGTCGGCCTATTCTGATTTCCGTTTAAATGAGCATTAA
- the metK gene encoding methionine adenosyltransferase, whose product MSYFFTSESVSEGHPDKVADQISDALIDNFLAFDPDSKVACETLVTTGQVVLAGEVKSNTYLDVQKIARDTINKIGYTKGEYMFDGNSCGVLSAIHEQSEDINRGVDRESRELQGAGDQGLMFGYATNETENYMPLALDLSHRILKTLGDLRRENLDITYLRPDSKSQVTIEYSDDNIPQRIDSIVISTQHDPFDTDDAMLAKIRKDLVDILIPRVKESLPSHIQELFKDDITYHINPTGKFVIGGPHGDTGLTGRKIIVDTYGGKGAHGGGAFSGKDPSKVDRSAAYATRHIAKNMVAAGICDEILVQVSYAIGVVEPTSIFVNTYGTCPFNLTDSEIAGKIEDIFDLRPFAIEDRLKLRQPIYSETAAYGHMGRIPEIVTKTFEQPNGESKSLEVELFTWEKLDYVEKIKEAFEIE is encoded by the coding sequence ATGTCATATTTTTTTACTTCAGAAAGTGTATCTGAAGGACACCCAGATAAAGTTGCAGATCAGATTAGCGACGCGCTTATTGATAACTTTTTGGCTTTTGATCCGGACTCTAAAGTAGCATGTGAAACTTTGGTCACCACTGGACAGGTAGTTTTAGCAGGTGAAGTAAAATCCAATACATACTTAGACGTTCAAAAAATTGCGAGAGATACCATCAATAAGATTGGGTATACCAAAGGAGAATACATGTTCGATGGTAATTCATGCGGTGTTTTATCAGCAATACACGAACAGTCTGAAGACATAAACAGAGGAGTTGATAGAGAAAGTCGGGAGCTTCAAGGTGCGGGAGACCAAGGTTTGATGTTCGGGTACGCCACCAATGAAACCGAAAATTATATGCCATTGGCATTAGATCTTTCACATAGAATCCTGAAGACTTTAGGAGATTTAAGGAGGGAAAATCTAGATATAACCTACCTTAGACCTGACTCAAAAAGTCAAGTTACGATTGAATACAGCGACGATAATATACCTCAAAGGATTGATTCAATTGTAATATCCACACAGCACGACCCATTTGATACTGATGATGCCATGTTAGCAAAAATTCGGAAGGATTTAGTTGATATTTTAATCCCGAGGGTTAAGGAAAGTTTACCATCCCATATTCAAGAATTATTTAAGGACGATATTACCTACCACATTAATCCTACTGGAAAATTTGTAATTGGTGGGCCTCATGGGGATACAGGATTAACAGGACGTAAAATCATAGTAGATACCTATGGCGGAAAAGGCGCTCATGGTGGTGGTGCGTTTTCTGGCAAAGATCCTAGTAAGGTCGACCGAAGTGCGGCTTATGCAACGAGGCATATAGCCAAAAATATGGTTGCAGCAGGCATTTGCGATGAAATTTTGGTTCAGGTAAGTTATGCTATTGGGGTTGTTGAGCCAACATCCATATTTGTAAACACTTATGGCACATGCCCATTCAATTTAACTGATTCTGAAATCGCCGGTAAAATAGAGGACATTTTCGATTTAAGGCCTTTTGCCATAGAGGATCGATTAAAACTTCGCCAACCGATTTATAGTGAAACAGCAGCATATGGACATATGGGAAGGATACCGGAAATTGTAACCAAAACATTTGAACAACCAAATGGTGAATCTAAATCTCTAGAAGTTGAATTATTTACTTGGGAAAAGTTGGATTATGTCGAAAAAATTAAAGAGGCCTTTGAAATTGAATAA
- a CDS encoding GLPGLI family protein — MKFTLLPLGLIISVILVFKTDVLSKQDDFQGEAIYMYKSSLELGSFGANMSEAQKNQIKERLKNRLEKTFTLVFNREESFYKENERLDAVSGATDSWGNNFAAGDQYKNVKTNTQIQEQEFYGKRFLVKDELQPIKWTMASETKKIGNYMCFKAVALIPTNDLTWYSFSWDKLRPASNEQTQNSDSVEEEMALTKVEAWYTPQIPVSHGPSEFWGLPGLILEINSGNITMLCSKLTLNPQEKLTIKIPQKGEQVTKKEYQDIILTKMMEFRDNRIGRR, encoded by the coding sequence TTGAAATTTACATTACTTCCATTAGGTCTTATAATATCTGTAATTCTAGTCTTTAAAACAGATGTCCTATCAAAACAGGACGATTTTCAAGGTGAAGCTATCTACATGTATAAATCTTCCCTAGAACTAGGCAGTTTTGGTGCTAACATGAGTGAGGCCCAAAAAAACCAAATAAAGGAACGTCTTAAAAATAGATTGGAAAAAACGTTTACCCTTGTCTTTAATCGTGAAGAATCTTTTTATAAAGAGAACGAACGACTAGATGCAGTTTCAGGTGCAACAGACTCTTGGGGTAATAATTTTGCAGCTGGTGATCAATACAAAAATGTTAAAACAAATACCCAAATTCAAGAACAAGAATTTTATGGTAAACGATTTTTGGTCAAGGACGAGTTGCAGCCGATAAAATGGACCATGGCTTCAGAAACAAAAAAGATAGGAAACTATATGTGTTTTAAGGCAGTAGCCTTAATTCCAACAAATGATTTAACATGGTATTCTTTTTCATGGGATAAATTGAGACCCGCCTCTAACGAACAAACCCAAAATTCAGATTCTGTTGAAGAAGAAATGGCTTTGACGAAGGTTGAAGCTTGGTATACTCCTCAAATTCCAGTAAGTCACGGTCCTTCCGAATTTTGGGGACTTCCTGGATTAATTTTGGAAATTAATTCTGGCAATATAACTATGCTTTGTTCGAAGCTCACCTTGAATCCACAAGAGAAATTGACTATTAAAATTCCTCAAAAGGGTGAGCAGGTAACCAAAAAAGAATACCAGGATATTATTTTAACCAAAATGATGGAATTTAGGGATAATCGAATTGGTAGAAGATAA
- a CDS encoding M20/M25/M40 family metallo-hydrolase gives MLKLNSTVFLSILFSVLALNFTFSQSTEEMAEKIVEEATNNSQLEILAHELLDDIGPRLVGTPQMKQANDWAVAKYASWGIQAENQKWGEWRGWERGITHVDLLEPRIQSLNATQLAWSPAAPKKGITAECVIMPIFKNSSDFNSWLPSIKGKIVLASMEEPTGRPDENWEEYAVEKDFEKMKTERDSLRRVWRQSLNNTGYNFRTIYEGLEKAGAAAIATSYWSNAFGASKIFSARTKEIPTINIAVEDYGMLYRMAEHGDKPVIKIIAESKDLGIVPNFNTIGKIEGTEKPNEFVILSAHFDSWDGGTGATDNGTGTLVMMETMRILKKLYPNPKRTILVGHWGSEEQGLNGSRAFVEDHPEIVANVQVVLNQDNGTGRVEKINGSGFLNSYAYLGKWLNAVPDEIKNNIETEFPGSPSGGGSDHSSFIAANAPAFFLSSLSWSYGNYTWHTNLDTYDKIVFEDVKRNVILTAILAYMASEDPEKTSRERSVLPISRRTGEQMKWPEQRSPQRKGGVD, from the coding sequence ATGCTCAAATTAAATTCTACTGTTTTCCTTTCCATTTTATTTTCTGTTTTAGCATTGAATTTTACCTTTTCCCAATCGACTGAGGAAATGGCAGAAAAAATTGTTGAAGAAGCAACAAATAACTCACAACTAGAGATTCTTGCTCATGAACTTTTGGATGATATTGGTCCTCGATTGGTGGGAACACCCCAAATGAAACAAGCAAATGATTGGGCTGTTGCAAAGTATGCAAGTTGGGGAATCCAAGCCGAAAATCAGAAATGGGGAGAATGGAGAGGATGGGAACGCGGTATTACTCACGTAGATTTATTGGAGCCAAGAATTCAGAGTTTGAATGCCACCCAATTGGCGTGGAGTCCTGCGGCACCCAAAAAGGGAATCACTGCAGAATGTGTTATAATGCCAATATTTAAAAATTCTTCAGATTTTAATAGCTGGTTGCCAAGTATTAAAGGTAAAATTGTTTTGGCTTCTATGGAGGAGCCAACTGGTCGTCCAGATGAAAATTGGGAAGAATATGCAGTTGAGAAAGATTTTGAAAAGATGAAAACGGAACGGGACTCTTTAAGAAGAGTTTGGCGCCAAAGTCTTAATAATACAGGTTATAATTTTAGAACAATTTATGAAGGCTTGGAAAAAGCTGGTGCAGCAGCAATTGCAACATCTTATTGGTCTAATGCTTTTGGAGCTAGTAAGATCTTCAGTGCTCGTACCAAGGAGATTCCAACTATTAACATAGCCGTTGAAGATTATGGTATGTTGTATAGAATGGCAGAACACGGTGATAAACCAGTGATTAAAATTATCGCTGAATCTAAAGATTTGGGCATAGTGCCAAACTTCAACACTATTGGTAAAATTGAAGGAACAGAAAAACCGAATGAATTTGTTATTCTATCTGCCCATTTTGATTCATGGGATGGAGGAACAGGAGCAACTGACAATGGAACTGGTACTTTGGTGATGATGGAAACAATGCGTATTCTAAAAAAACTATATCCTAATCCAAAGCGCACCATTTTGGTAGGGCATTGGGGAAGTGAAGAACAAGGCTTGAACGGATCTAGAGCCTTTGTAGAAGATCATCCTGAAATTGTGGCTAATGTCCAAGTGGTCCTTAACCAAGATAACGGCACTGGTCGTGTTGAAAAAATCAATGGGTCGGGTTTCTTAAATTCTTATGCCTATTTAGGCAAGTGGTTAAACGCCGTGCCTGATGAAATAAAGAATAATATTGAAACTGAATTTCCAGGATCGCCAAGCGGTGGCGGTTCTGATCATTCGTCATTTATTGCTGCAAATGCTCCAGCCTTTTTCTTAAGTTCTTTAAGTTGGTCTTATGGTAACTACACTTGGCATACAAATTTAGATACTTATGACAAAATTGTGTTTGAGGATGTAAAACGAAATGTTATCCTAACTGCAATACTGGCATACATGGCATCTGAAGACCCAGAAAAAACCTCAAGGGAAAGAAGTGTTCTTCCGATAAGCCGAAGAACAGGAGAGCAAATGAAATGGCCAGAGCAAAGGTCACCGCAAAGAAAAGGAGGCGTGGATTAA